Proteins encoded together in one Triticum dicoccoides isolate Atlit2015 ecotype Zavitan chromosome 7B, WEW_v2.0, whole genome shotgun sequence window:
- the LOC119337436 gene encoding transmembrane emp24 domain-containing protein p24delta3-like — translation MAAAAGAATRPALVVGALVAALMMLCAEAVWLDLPPTGTKCVSEEIQPNVVVVADYMLMYEAHATAHPTVAVKVTSPYGNTVHQKENATVGQFAFTTSEAGNYLACFWLDSAEKGSGVSLNLDWKIGIATKDWDSVAKKEKIEGVELELAKLEAAVESIHHNLLYLKAREVEMREVSEKTNSRVAWFSILSLGVCVVVSALQLWHLQGFFQKKKLI, via the exons ATGGCGGCGGCAGCGGGAGCGGCGACCCGGCCGGCGCTGGTGGTTGGTGCGCTCGTGGCGGCGCTGATGATGCTGTGCGCGGAGGCGGTGTGGCTCGACCTGCCGCCCACGGGGACCAAGTGCGTCTCCGAGGAGATCCAGCCCAACGTGGTGGTGGTCGCGGACTACATGCTCATGTACGAGGCCCACGCCACCGCCCATCCCACCGTCGCCGTCAAG GTTACCTCACCATATGGCAATACTGTACATCAGAAAGAAAATGCCACAGTGGGCCAATTTGCATTTACAACTTCAGAAGCTGGAAACTACCTTGCTTGCTTCTGGCTAGACAGCGCAGAGAAAGGATCAGGAGTATCTCTGAATCTTGATTGGAAGATAGGGATTGCGACAAAGGACTGGGACTCTGTTGCCAAGAAGGAGAAAATTGAG GGTGTTGAATTAGAGCTCGCGAAACTTGAAGCTGCAGTGGAATCCATTCATCATAACTTATTATATCTCAAAGCAAG GGAAGTGGAGATGCGGGAAGTGAGTGAGAAAACAAATTCTAGGGTTGCGTGGTTCAGCATCTTGTCTCTGGGCGTGTGCGTTGTGGTCTCCGCTCTGCAGTTATGGCATTTGCAAGGCTTCTTCCAGAAGAAGAAGCTCATCTGA